ttattattattttctcattcgaaaccacaaaatcgtgtatatttattaatattaatttataatttataatcaataaatagaattacaaaatatatatatatatatcataaacataccaacaaaaattatcatttaaaaataaaatctattaatgtgttatgtaaatactttctaaaaatttaatttattaagagaataaaacaataaatgagtgtaattttattataaaaatataaaattaaagtattctaattaaataaaaaatataagaaaatttaaaacaaaataaaaactcaattgagatatataagtgaattaaatttcttatctattttaacaaaatcaaccaataaacaaatagataaataaataaataacaccgagagaagttcgataattctatattaatatattaaatttgtaaatatttaaaaaatgtaaaaataaatgacataattagaaaactctattgtatataaggtcatttatcaatttaaatatcaaatttgagtaggttttatattataattatgggtttaacattatatttgctcattattaattattataatattttttatatttaattattgaccccggttcaacccggttcgatcccggtcgaacccattgactcctgacccctgggcttagtcGGATCATTGCCCGGGcagggtctgacaaccttgacgTAAACATGATGTGCAataaattcccaaaaaaataacatttaatatttaacCACAAAGGTAgtttctttaattctttgaaGTAATTCACAAATATCATACATGAAATAAAGCGCATAAATAATAACATTGGGGATAGAATCAATGTGTATGCAGCTCTAAGATTAGGCTATCAAGGTCACACTACTTTACGGTTAAATCTATTATGATCCAGCCATTACCAGCAATTATGTTAATGGCAGAATCTATTTGAGTgacaaaagcatgcaaaaattagggatggcaacgggtagggtatgggtagggtatgccaaaacccttaccctgCACCTGTAAccccctaccccatacccgtgCATCTTACCCGTACCCTCGGGgtaaaaatcatacccttacccttacccgcagagtacgggtatacccgcaggTACTCGCTACTctcgttgttcaaattatcgaattaaatttaaataataataaaaaataaattaattatacattatattacaatcttttaaacacatccataaattcaaaaattatgagttgatatatatttgcttatcttaaattatataatcacataaaaaatgaCGCTCTATTTAGTGACTCAAtagtaactctacctttttgttttgttcatgctttaaccatcttggtttttgtttaaaaatttttttcatatatctactatttatatttttatatagcttcaaatttttataaatatctagtaataatatctagtaatatttttgattctcataagttatatccaattgattttttattagtatcttatttttcatgatgttcttataatttttttatatttgtttatttttttaatttaattatgattcttaatatatatctaaaaattcaattttgataatattatcaaatataaatatagaaattaaataaaatttaaaaataatatattaagagaaaaattttgaagtattattttcaaattaatcactatgaaaaatagatattgagtaaattgtgagtaaatgtttagttttataaaaaaattatatatatatatatatatatagagagggtAAGGGAATGCGGTACGGGTTTTACCTGCACCTCTTCAACGGTAAGGGTAAGGGGTAAGGGATgcgggtagggtaggggcatacctcCCTACCCCGATCTGCACTCATCAAAAAACTAATCGGTCATTAGACTACCCGATTGCAGActccggtcaaagagggtaataccctctttgacccgGGTACTGGGTACGTGTATACCTCGCTCgagtagggtacaaattgccatctctagcaAAAATAAGTTTTCTTAGTTTCCAAAGAAAGTTAAAACATATTGAATCCAGTTTTCTTTTACTCCAAAATGGCAAGCTTATCTCTTCAACCatctaatctgatgttttcccAACTATTTGTTGCACACACAAACATGTCACACCAACATTTAAGTTTCTTGGttcacaacaaaaaaataataatccatCAGAAAAATTCAAGTTAAAATATTCCAATATGATTGATAATGACATCCAGATAAAGCCTAAACAGATGGTTCTTCTACTCTATGAATGTGTAATACTTGTTTTCACAGTCATGCATGTcagtttgaaattaaaaaaagagtgTTAAGTACCAAAAATAGAGGGCTTCCCAGTTGTCAAGATCTCAGTGCAAGTCATGGCCCCAGCTCTAGATACAACAACATCCGCAGCAGCATAAGCCAAATCCATTGAATGCAAGAACCTTTAGAAGGTACAAGCAATTAAATAAGGCATTAACATCATAAATGCCGGAACCATGAACTGCAGAACTTATCAGAATATAGCAATACATtgttagatttttaaattatttgaattttagtaGAATTATAGTTGCTCGTGTCTTCTTAGATGGAGCATCAAATATAGTATGGTAAATACTGATTAAATAGATACATGGATCATATGAATTAAACTTGCATGATTTAGGACAAATTAACCTTAGAAAAAGAAACCATCATGAAAGCAAAACCTTCTGGCTACTCCTATACTGATGGCTACGTGGATGCCAAATATTACAATCTTATCAGCAGCATATGAAGTCTTATTGATATCTCAACAAAGTAATAATGCATGATACCCTATATAAGAAGCTCCAttatgtaaaaacctaagaGTTAATCCATATCCAGCCTTTCAGATTACTGAACAACtaataaaatgatattatatgaccaagaaaaaaacaaaaatacaattataccaGATGATGATGGGAACACGTTTTAAGGGAGTGTTTGGATGGAAGAATAAGTGGTGGATTAAGCCATTTATTCCTCCTTATTCCTCAAAATTTTGGCAAATACTCCTTGTATGGCTTAATCCTCCTTAGAGGAATAAGGAGACTTATTCTAAATTAAGATCTGCCCCACTCAAAAGTAAATTATTCCAGATTAAATAATATAGGAAAAATTATCTTTCTACCCTTCACGCACCACATCTCTTTTTTCTACTTTCTCTTCTCCATCAACTATAATCAATAATGTTTGTATGCACCATtgctaaaatattaattattatgtatttgacttgatgattttttttttatgtagtttTATTCAACCATAgtgttatgttttattattatgtgtAATAATAGTTATAGTGCAAAAAATACGTATAATATAAGTATCTTCAACAATAATTAGgattttaataatgaaaatatttgatagtggaaatatttataataattaaaatagtacTATTATTTGTTgtactaaaaataagaatattaatgatgatatattaattatactaatattaatataataataatgacaaccACAACTATAATCTTTCTTTTGCCTCCATGTATATCATCCATATATATAGAATGAAAGGTAAACatcaattttaaagaaaatgtcTCCTTAATCAAAATCCCCGTATCATTCCTCTTCCAAATAACTATTCCTCATTCATATTTATCaggtttaataaataaacactttGCTTCACCTTATTAAACTCTacataaaaactttgaattatccTTTAGTTAAGACTACCCTGACAAGAAAAATGCATTGCCATGTGATGTAGAAATCTGATAGACACTAGCCAAAAAATGGAAACCTATCATCATTAgtgatttgattcaaatttatTCTAATGAAATAGGCAACCAGTACATAATAAGCAACAAATAGGAAAAACAATGTCTAATGAAGAGAATTATCTAATAAGTAGCAAAAAtttacaacatggaagaaattaaGGTTATATTAGCCTAGTTGATGGCTCATCATATGATTTGTCATATTAGCAAGACAATACATGCAATTAGAATAAATTAGCCATTAACTCTGCCGTACATATAGTAGAGTTGATGATGACCCTGCATGAATATATACCACCATAAGATCCAACCTGAAGTTGAAAGCTATTAGAACTTCACTCACATTCTACGTTCATTGCCTGcatgtttgttttatttgttctatGGCTGTTGGCCCTTAATTGTCTTATGAATAGCATTTGACACCTCACAATCTACAACTTACTAGTCAGGTATCCAGCAATATGATTCTAGTTATATATATCCCCATATAGGTTCtacttagaaaaaaatttaacaaaaaaacctaatatttgcaTCAATACCATTGTTATCATTGCCCATTCTTGATCACTCACCACTAGGATTGTCAATTGATCAAGCAATTTGTGAGCAGCTCAAGCTTAGCTCAGTAAATGCTCAAGCACGCCTCAGAATTTTAAGCTTTCGAACTGACCACAAGCTCTATTTTTTGgctcaaaattaatttcaagcCAAGCTCAACAGCtcaaaatatgtaaatatattatgattttttatcaaACTGACCTTGAAATAGTATCCGCCAAAGGCCTAGCTTGGTGGGCATACATATAATTATCTGGTTATTCAAGGGCCAAGTTTACAAATGTCATATGTCTAATCTCAAAAATGATCAAACTGACTCAGTTTTTGCCAAGTATGGAATGAAGCAAATGCCACAACTCAATGACTTTTACAAGCCTGAAGGAATGCCTTGTAAAATTTAAggaataagaaaattaatcCAAAGTTCTAATGTAAGAAAAGGgattttgttttagttaaaaTCAGAAGACCAACATTATATTCTTTTAAAGTTTATAGAACATTTATTTATCCCTAGATTAATAGTTCCATTAAAGTTAAAGAAAAGAAGCATTTAATTGAGATTTACATCATTTTCATGCAACGCGTGGGTGATATacttaaaacaaattataacaaaaaacaaTGCAACTGTATAATCAACTCATAGAAACTAATCAGGGTAATGATTGTAATGCAAAGCAAACATCCTGCAAAGAGCTTTTCATGCATTACAAAATTAAGTCCATATTTTATGTTGTATCTTATTTTgggcgcacacacacacacacgcgcgcgcgcgcgcacaAGAAAAAAGGAATTGCATAAAGCCAATCACTAGAAAAGTCAAACTAATCATAACCAGAACTATTATGTAAAGCATCATTCAGAAGGGTAGAGGAGTAGAGGGAGTATACTGACGGTGTTAGCAGCAAGCGCCGATTGTTCTTGACAAGGCTTTCCATCTCATTGTAGCCATCAGCGCCAGTCTGCCATATAATGTACCTATTCTTGTGTTCCAGCAGCATCTCATAATACATGTTCAGAACTGCAATATTGAGAGCATAGGCACCAGAAGAGCCTCCAAGAACAAGCACAACCTGGGCCTTCTCATCCCCATTCTTCGCCGAAGCCTTGGGGAAGAAGTGCGACCTGGCGACTGCCTTGGACACATATCTCCTCAGAGCCAACCTGACCGGATTCCCACTCACCACACACTTCTCCTTTGGGAAGTACTTCACGCAAGCATTGAAAGCAAGAAAGATCTTCTCAGCATAAGGAGCAAGAGAGCGATTAGTGAGACCTGGAAAAGAGTTTTGCTCCTGGATCACAAACTTGATGCCGGCGAGAGCGGCAGCGAAGCAGACCGGCGCGGCGACGTAGCTGCCGGTGCCGAGCACGATTTGGGGGCGGAACCGGCGGAGGATCGTCCAGGAGATGAAGATGGAGCGAAGGAGAGAGAAGGGGAGGAGAAGATTGACAGGGTTGAGGAAGGGGCGGAATAGGCGGGCGCTGGGAATAGGGGGAGTAGTCATAGCCGGCAGAGGGGACGACTTCGCTCTCCATGCCGGATTCTGTGCCGATGAAGAGGATCTGAGCGTCAGGGTAGGCATTCTTGAGCTCGTCGGCTGTGGCGATCGCTGGGTAGATGTGGCCGCCGGTGCCACCGCCGGTGACGACAACACGGGAGGCCGGAGCCGGA
This genomic window from Dioscorea cayenensis subsp. rotundata cultivar TDr96_F1 chromosome 20, TDr96_F1_v2_PseudoChromosome.rev07_lg8_w22 25.fasta, whole genome shotgun sequence contains:
- the LOC120251847 gene encoding UDP-N-acetylglucosamine--N-acetylmuramyl-(pentapeptide) pyrophosphoryl-undecaprenol N-acetylglucosamine transferase-like, which gives rise to MASSPLNLLLLSLLLLPKHPLLNPQPPPPPPRPPRRSQIPHLLSCSSPIQLRLRPPVLSSPAVAPAATSTQRSPQPTSSRMPTLTLRSSSSAQNPAWRAKSSPLPAMTTPPIPSARLFRPFLNPVNLLLPFSLLRSIFISWTILRRFRPQIVLGTGSYVAAPVCFAAALAGIKFVIQEQNSFPGLTNRSLAPYAEKIFLAFNACVKYFPKEKCVVSGNPVRLALRRYVSKAVARSHFFPKASAKNGDEKAQVVLVLGGSSGAYALNIAVLNMYYEMLLEHKNRYIIWQTGADGYNEMESLVKNNRRLLLTPFLHSMDLAYAAADVVVSRAGAMTCTEILTTGKPSILIPSPTVADDHQTKNAYIMADVAGSKVIPQDELDSSCLEIAINEVLGDEKLMAEMSEKALSVARPNASAEIAQDMLSLIRVSAP